GCCCACGAGTCGGTGGCCTACGATCCGCGGGGCGGGCACCTGTACCTGACCGAGGACAACTTCGGTTTCCCGTCCGGCTTCTACCGGTACACGCCGCCGGAGGATCCGATGCGGACCGGTCGGCTGGCCGACGGGGGCCGGTTGCAGATGCTCGCGGTGCGGGGGCGGCCGAACCGGGACCTGGCGGCCGGGCAGCGCCGGCACGCCACGTACCCGGTGGAGTGGGTGGACATCGACGATCCGGCGCCGACGTTTCCGTACACGCCCGGTGAGACCGCGCCGACCAGCAACGACACCGCTCTGACGTACGTGGCGCGGCAGGGCTGGTCGCGGGGCGCGGCGTACTTCTCGCGGTTGGAAGGGGCGGTGTACGACGACGGGGTGGTGTACTTCACCGCGACCCAGGGCGGCGGGCCGGCAGAGCCGTCGACCGGGCCGGTCGCCGACGGCTACGGCAACGGGCACGGTCAGGTGTGGGCGTACGACTGCCGGGCCGGGGTGCTGCGGCTGGTGTACGAGTCGCCCGGTCCGGACGTGCTGGACTTCCCGGACAACGTCACCACCAGCCCGCGCGGCACCCTGGTGGTCTGCGAGGACAACGCGGCGGACAACTTCATCCGGGGGTTGACCCCGCGTGGGGAGCTGTTCGACATCGCCTTGAACAGGTTGACCAGCAGCACCGGCGTGGACCGGTCGAACGACGAGTTCGCCGGGTCGACGTTCAGCCCGGACGGGCACACCCTGTTCGTCAACATCCAGGCCAGCCGGGGGATGACCTTCGCGATCTGGGGTGACTGGGCCGGGATCGGGGTGTGACCGCGTCGGG
The sequence above is a segment of the Micromonospora sp. WMMD882 genome. Coding sequences within it:
- a CDS encoding alkaline phosphatase PhoX, producing MPDVNRRGLLRGAAVVAGGAVLGGPFLGFVARDAAGAAGRRPRPRPSLGPVPDLRDGAVRLWLPDGFAYRSFHDTESPVVLDDGTDLPGRHDGMGAFRGPGGTVRLVRNHEVNNPGPAFGDAAQAYDPMAQGGTTTVEVTRSGVVRRAWTSLNGTMMNCSGGRMPWGSWISCEETVNGPDVGPDFTGASNVPLTRPHGFVFEVPADGRSDRQPVTAAGRFAHESVAYDPRGGHLYLTEDNFGFPSGFYRYTPPEDPMRTGRLADGGRLQMLAVRGRPNRDLAAGQRRHATYPVEWVDIDDPAPTFPYTPGETAPTSNDTALTYVARQGWSRGAAYFSRLEGAVYDDGVVYFTATQGGGPAEPSTGPVADGYGNGHGQVWAYDCRAGVLRLVYESPGPDVLDFPDNVTTSPRGTLVVCEDNAADNFIRGLTPRGELFDIALNRLTSSTGVDRSNDEFAGSTFSPDGHTLFVNIQASRGMTFAIWGDWAGIGV